One genomic window of Thermorudis peleae includes the following:
- a CDS encoding SCO family protein: MTAQSTPLTRARIALIFGSALLAAFVVAVLVTGILWWRQAQTATPADATTLDGTLAPDFTLVNQDGQPIQLSALRGHVVVLTFLYTTCPDICPLTAHRLAAAYDQLTPQQQARVRILAVTVDPERDTTTRLRQYLDANGLMGKLQFLTGQPDQVAAVWQDYHIGVEKATPTPGANAYTVNHTAVTYILDAQGRERYLLSDESIDPTHVAKLLARLAESS; encoded by the coding sequence ATGACTGCTCAATCAACGCCCCTCACACGTGCTCGGATTGCATTGATCTTCGGCAGTGCGCTCCTTGCTGCCTTTGTCGTCGCGGTCCTCGTAACGGGCATACTGTGGTGGCGGCAAGCGCAGACGGCAACACCTGCTGATGCGACGACGTTGGACGGCACGCTCGCGCCAGATTTTACCCTGGTCAATCAAGACGGCCAGCCGATTCAACTCTCCGCGTTGCGTGGGCACGTCGTCGTCTTGACGTTCCTCTACACGACCTGTCCTGATATCTGTCCATTGACGGCGCATCGGCTCGCGGCAGCCTATGATCAGCTCACTCCACAGCAACAGGCCCGCGTGCGCATCCTGGCCGTCACAGTCGATCCTGAACGCGATACCACTACCCGTTTGCGCCAGTATCTCGATGCGAATGGCCTGATGGGCAAACTGCAGTTTTTAACGGGGCAACCGGATCAGGTTGCGGCTGTCTGGCAGGACTACCATATCGGTGTCGAGAAGGCCACGCCAACGCCGGGGGCCAATGCCTATACCGTCAACCACACAGCCGTCACCTACATCCTTGATGCCCAGGGACGAGAGCGCTACTTGCTCAGTGATGAGTCCATCGATCCGACGCACGTAGCGAAGCTGCTTGCCAGGCTGGCGGAGTCCTCATAA